A single Clostridium sp. AN503 DNA region contains:
- the chvE gene encoding multiple monosaccharide ABC transporter substrate-binding protein yields the protein MKRRILSIILGTAMTAALLAGCGGSQTAATTAAAPATEAPAAAGDTTAAAAATEAAKATTEGGKVGVAMPTQSSERWINDGANMKKQLEGLGYEVDLQYAEDDVQMQVSQIENMIASGVNCLVIASIDSSVLVNVEEQAKNAGIPIIAYDRLLMDTDAVSYYATFDNKGVGTAIGEYIKEKKELDKAKAEGKSYTIEFFMGSPDDNNALFLYNGLMEVLQPYLDDGTLVCESGRTSFEDTCILRWSQETAQQNCENYLTGFYADKKLDICASAFDGFAYGCKAALEGAGYKVGEDWPLITGQDAELMATKNIISGYQTMSIYKDTRLLAEKCVTMVQAVLEGAEPEINDTEQYNNGKIVVPSYLCTPVAVDKDNYKEIIVEGGYYTEEQLAQ from the coding sequence ATGAAACGAAGAATTCTCAGTATCATCCTCGGAACAGCAATGACAGCAGCACTGCTTGCAGGCTGCGGCGGTTCACAGACAGCGGCTACGACGGCAGCGGCACCTGCAACCGAGGCTCCGGCAGCGGCGGGAGACACCACGGCGGCAGCAGCGGCAACAGAAGCGGCGAAGGCAACCACCGAAGGCGGCAAGGTTGGCGTGGCGATGCCGACCCAGTCCTCTGAGCGCTGGATCAACGACGGCGCCAACATGAAGAAGCAGCTTGAAGGGCTTGGCTATGAAGTAGATCTTCAGTACGCTGAGGATGACGTGCAGATGCAGGTTTCTCAGATCGAGAACATGATCGCATCCGGCGTAAACTGCCTGGTTATCGCATCCATCGACTCTTCCGTACTGGTAAACGTGGAGGAGCAGGCCAAGAACGCAGGCATCCCGATCATTGCTTACGACCGTCTTCTGATGGACACCGATGCAGTATCCTACTATGCAACCTTCGATAACAAGGGTGTTGGAACCGCCATCGGCGAGTACATAAAAGAAAAGAAAGAACTGGACAAGGCCAAAGCAGAAGGCAAGTCCTACACCATCGAGTTCTTCATGGGCTCACCGGATGACAACAACGCACTGTTTCTGTACAACGGCCTGATGGAAGTGCTCCAGCCGTATCTGGATGACGGCACTCTGGTATGTGAGTCCGGCAGAACTTCCTTTGAAGATACCTGTATCTTGAGATGGTCCCAGGAGACCGCACAGCAGAACTGTGAGAACTATCTGACCGGTTTCTATGCAGACAAGAAGCTGGATATCTGCGCAAGCGCATTTGACGGTTTCGCATATGGATGTAAAGCAGCTCTTGAAGGCGCAGGCTACAAGGTTGGCGAGGACTGGCCGCTGATCACAGGTCAGGACGCTGAGCTGATGGCAACCAAGAACATCATTTCCGGTTATCAGACCATGTCCATCTACAAGGACACCCGTCTCCTGGCTGAGAAGTGCGTAACCATGGTACAGGCAGTTCTTGAGGGAGCTGAGCCGGAGATCAACGATACCGAGCAGTACAACAACGGCAAGATCGTGGTTCCGTCCTATCTGTGCACCCCGGTTGCAGTAGATAAAGACAACTATAAAGAGATCATTGTGGAAGGCGGTTACTACACAGAGGAACAGCTGGCACAGTAA
- a CDS encoding GHKL domain-containing protein → MRKTVGILLAAFAMLSGLEILHDFLDSSEQAYSIIVILQILILQSVTLLISEYRDFRALFTGLMSSNYVLPGVMSSVYMYVLTEWMQASVVYEILMNAALLWMLIYLLRPVYLEIQREGRGEWMNMCLMPSLFYISAQGLDLVAKGSGKPMKAMLAVMFFLATMYIAYILVFRMIGKLYREQQTVREREILKAGIRALRHELDEMRETESKITDHVRDKQRLIRIMQGLMEKKDYDGINQMLEEMQEMTMVSCPVRYTHNAAVNGVLVSYAAEAASKEIEFAARLELPEKLRVNDWQLAVVVGNLLDNAIRACEGTEKDALRRIRVTARQRHGQVLIEIRNTCGKKIVFDPETGLPVSQRGEGHGIGMHSVAYFAEKNQVTFSCGVQRGEFFARILI, encoded by the coding sequence ATGAGAAAGACCGTTGGAATCCTGCTGGCAGCATTTGCCATGCTGTCAGGGCTTGAGATCCTGCATGATTTTCTTGACAGCAGCGAACAGGCATATTCGATCATTGTGATACTTCAGATCCTGATCCTGCAGAGTGTCACGCTATTGATCTCGGAATACCGGGATTTCCGCGCATTGTTTACGGGGCTGATGTCCAGCAACTACGTGCTCCCGGGAGTGATGAGCAGCGTCTATATGTATGTTTTGACGGAGTGGATGCAGGCATCGGTGGTCTATGAGATTTTGATGAATGCCGCTTTATTGTGGATGCTGATCTATCTGCTGCGCCCTGTTTATTTGGAAATCCAGAGGGAGGGCAGGGGTGAATGGATGAACATGTGCCTGATGCCTTCGCTCTTCTATATATCTGCCCAGGGGCTGGATCTGGTCGCCAAGGGAAGCGGCAAACCTATGAAAGCGATGCTGGCGGTGATGTTTTTTCTGGCGACCATGTATATCGCCTATATCCTGGTATTCCGGATGATCGGAAAGCTGTACCGGGAACAGCAGACTGTGCGGGAACGGGAGATATTGAAAGCGGGTATCCGTGCGCTGAGGCATGAACTGGACGAGATGAGGGAGACGGAGAGCAAGATCACAGACCATGTCCGAGATAAACAGCGCCTGATCCGGATCATGCAGGGCCTGATGGAGAAAAAGGATTATGACGGGATCAATCAGATGTTGGAAGAGATGCAGGAGATGACAATGGTATCCTGTCCGGTCCGTTATACGCACAATGCGGCGGTCAACGGCGTCCTGGTGTCCTATGCGGCGGAGGCGGCCTCCAAAGAGATTGAGTTCGCAGCCCGGCTGGAGCTTCCGGAAAAACTGCGGGTCAACGACTGGCAGCTGGCGGTGGTCGTCGGCAACCTGCTGGACAATGCGATCCGGGCATGTGAGGGAACGGAAAAGGATGCTCTCAGACGTATCCGGGTGACGGCCCGGCAGAGGCATGGGCAGGTGCTGATCGAGATCAGAAACACCTGCGGGAAGAAGATTGTTTTCGATCCGGAGACCGGGCTGCCGGTGTCGCAAAGAGGAGAGGGTCACGGGATCGGCATGCACAGTGTTGCATATTTTGCTGAGAAAAATCAGGTAACGTTCAGCTGCGGCGTCCAACGGGGAGAGTTTTTTGCCCGGATATTGATATAA
- a CDS encoding VWA-like domain-containing protein translates to MIDPVRHRQLEELNMVELCTRVLSNSRNELYLNMRYLDISLSSLGFEADPECRGLGTDGFLIYYHPDYLGSLYRRGRVFVNRSYLHMVFHCLFCHMDMRGGRDVRMWNLSCDIAAESVIDGLYLKCVHVPLTPFRRDWYGRLRGKLSVLNAEGVYRVLSGMDLTETQRDRLEAEYYVDDHQYWELPPDAPQTAMIRQNQWSDNRDKVQTEMETMGNQQDEESKSLLEQVQVENRERYDYRRFLRKFSVLREEMQVDEDSFDYVFYTYGLSLYGNMPLVEPLESREISRVEDFVIVIDTSMSCSGDLVRRFLEETYDVLSEADSYFKKTCIHIIQCDEQVQDDRLITSREEMERYMEDFTIIGQGGTDFRPAFEHVDHMVKQGAFHRLKGLIYFTDGEGIYPVKRPVYDTAFVFVKDQYTDISVPAWAMKLILETEEIMTE, encoded by the coding sequence ATGATCGATCCGGTGAGACACCGGCAGTTAGAAGAACTAAATATGGTGGAGCTGTGCACCCGGGTCCTGTCAAATTCCAGAAATGAGCTGTACTTAAACATGCGCTATCTGGATATTTCTCTGAGCAGCCTGGGGTTTGAGGCGGACCCGGAGTGCCGGGGGCTGGGAACGGACGGCTTTCTGATCTACTATCATCCGGACTATCTGGGCAGTCTGTACCGGCGGGGAAGGGTCTTTGTGAACCGCTCGTACTTACACATGGTATTTCACTGCCTGTTCTGCCATATGGATATGCGCGGCGGACGGGATGTGCGGATGTGGAACCTGTCGTGTGACATTGCCGCAGAGTCGGTGATCGACGGGCTTTACTTAAAATGCGTCCATGTGCCGCTGACCCCGTTTAGGCGGGACTGGTACGGACGGCTGCGCGGGAAGCTTTCGGTGCTGAATGCGGAAGGGGTGTACCGGGTCCTGTCGGGGATGGATCTGACGGAAACGCAGCGGGACCGGCTGGAGGCGGAATACTATGTGGACGACCACCAGTACTGGGAGCTGCCGCCGGATGCGCCCCAGACAGCCATGATCCGGCAGAACCAGTGGAGCGACAACCGGGATAAGGTACAGACCGAGATGGAGACCATGGGCAACCAGCAGGACGAGGAGTCCAAAAGCCTGCTGGAGCAGGTGCAGGTGGAGAACCGGGAGCGGTATGACTATAGGCGGTTCCTGCGGAAATTTTCGGTCCTCCGGGAGGAGATGCAGGTGGATGAGGATTCCTTCGACTATGTGTTTTACACTTACGGCCTGTCCCTGTACGGGAATATGCCGCTGGTGGAACCGCTGGAGTCCAGGGAGATCAGCCGGGTGGAGGATTTTGTGATCGTGATCGACACGTCCATGTCCTGTTCTGGTGACCTGGTCCGCAGATTCCTGGAGGAGACCTATGATGTGCTCAGCGAGGCGGACAGCTATTTTAAAAAGACCTGCATCCACATCATCCAGTGTGATGAACAGGTGCAGGATGACCGGCTGATCACCAGCCGGGAGGAGATGGAACGCTACATGGAGGACTTTACCATCATCGGGCAGGGCGGGACGGATTTTCGGCCGGCCTTTGAGCATGTGGACCATATGGTGAAGCAGGGGGCGTTCCACCGCCTGAAGGGATTGATCTATTTTACGGACGGGGAGGGGATCTACCCGGTAAAGCGTCCGGTTTATGATACAGCTTTTGTTTTTGTCAAGGACCAGTACACGGATATTTCCGTGCCGGCCTGGGCGATGAAGCTGATACTGGAGACTGAGGAGATTATGACAGAATGA
- a CDS encoding GHKL domain-containing protein, protein MSLQLLVVYGISHFFLAAFMLVFTKRRYSLWITAAVLSVTYILVFMLEFLRYRLSGMGYTWRFTMVIASLVSISGELIVSQYRDGRAVFTAFLGGSYIMCGDMMAKILLSVNAVTAVVFAAEIVCHVLLLFLLIRFLLPSYRKLQQIYRAEWGQITIVLVMFYCGVYLLFDCLKRPDVTALHYMMPLAYLFTIYLLIILMFQMLGRLKQKELEDRDQNVLGVCMEALKMEVDQMRRAERRIAEYNHDSRHFVRMLRGMMAEQDYEGVERTLAEMMDMPDMAQINRYCRNIPINGVISHYVRLAESQQIQMTVELELLPDDLGGNDWGIAMVLGNILENAVCASKSLEMPDRRRLHVVGRQDGKETLLEIRNVFSEEDRYLRGANPPVLGDREGRGLGIRSLAGLVGQWKGTLEYGVEDEWFYVRIRI, encoded by the coding sequence ATGAGCCTGCAATTACTGGTTGTTTATGGGATTTCCCATTTTTTTTTGGCCGCGTTCATGCTGGTCTTTACAAAAAGACGTTACAGCTTGTGGATCACCGCAGCCGTACTGTCAGTTACCTATATCCTGGTGTTTATGCTGGAATTTTTGCGTTACCGGCTATCCGGGATGGGGTATACCTGGCGGTTTACCATGGTGATCGCCAGCCTGGTCAGCATAAGCGGTGAACTGATCGTTTCACAATACCGGGACGGGCGGGCAGTGTTTACGGCTTTCCTCGGAGGAAGCTATATCATGTGCGGCGATATGATGGCCAAGATCCTCCTTTCGGTGAATGCTGTGACCGCGGTGGTATTTGCGGCAGAGATCGTCTGCCATGTGCTGCTGCTTTTCCTGCTGATACGTTTTCTGCTGCCGTCCTATCGTAAGCTTCAGCAGATATACCGGGCGGAATGGGGGCAGATCACCATAGTCCTGGTCATGTTTTACTGCGGGGTATACCTGCTGTTTGACTGCTTGAAGCGTCCGGATGTCACGGCCCTTCATTATATGATGCCGTTAGCCTATCTTTTTACGATCTATCTTCTGATCATACTGATGTTTCAGATGCTGGGAAGGCTGAAGCAGAAAGAATTGGAAGACCGGGATCAGAATGTTCTCGGGGTCTGTATGGAAGCATTGAAGATGGAGGTTGACCAGATGCGCCGGGCTGAGCGCAGGATTGCGGAATATAACCATGACAGCCGTCATTTTGTCCGGATGCTGAGAGGCATGATGGCTGAGCAGGATTACGAGGGTGTGGAGCGGACGCTGGCGGAGATGATGGACATGCCTGACATGGCGCAGATAAACCGTTATTGCAGGAATATCCCGATCAATGGGGTGATCTCACATTATGTACGGCTGGCAGAGTCTCAGCAGATCCAGATGACCGTGGAGCTGGAGCTGCTGCCGGATGATCTGGGCGGCAATGACTGGGGGATCGCTATGGTACTGGGAAATATTCTGGAGAATGCCGTCTGTGCCAGCAAAAGCCTGGAAATGCCGGACCGCAGACGGCTTCATGTAGTCGGACGCCAGGATGGGAAAGAGACATTGCTTGAGATCCGTAATGTTTTTTCGGAAGAGGACCGGTATCTTCGTGGGGCGAACCCTCCTGTCCTGGGAGACAGAGAAGGGCGCGGACTTGGTATCAGGAGCCTGGCTGGTCTGGTGGGGCAGTGGAAGGGGACGCTGGAATACGGCGTGGAAGACGAGTGGTTTTATGTAAGGATCCGGATATAA
- a CDS encoding mechanosensitive ion channel domain-containing protein: MEEVLTTMKSWTPGLMRFGYRLLIAAVILFIGTRVVRIVRRILKKTFERTELDLSVARFLISVADAGIYALTIFIAADQIGIPSASIIALLGSAGIAVGLSLQGSLANVAGGILIMLMRPFGVKDYIIYDGMEGTVENVGLVYTTLVTVDNKKITIPNGSISNGAVVNVTAQEKRRVDIEVGIGYSSDMKKAKEIIRHIYESHPLILKEDGITVYVGELADSAVVIGGRGWTKTSDYWTVRWAVTESIKEEFDRAGIEIPFNQMEVTIRNERG; the protein is encoded by the coding sequence ATGGAAGAAGTGTTGACGACAATGAAGAGCTGGACGCCGGGGCTGATGAGATTTGGATACCGGCTGCTGATCGCTGCGGTGATCCTGTTTATTGGCACCCGGGTGGTGCGGATCGTCCGGCGGATACTGAAAAAGACCTTTGAGCGGACGGAGCTGGACTTAAGCGTTGCCAGGTTCCTCATATCCGTAGCAGATGCGGGGATATATGCCCTGACGATCTTTATTGCTGCGGATCAGATCGGCATACCGTCGGCGTCGATCATCGCCCTGCTTGGTTCTGCCGGTATTGCCGTGGGCCTGTCCCTTCAGGGCAGCCTGGCAAATGTGGCGGGCGGGATATTGATCATGCTGATGCGTCCCTTTGGCGTGAAGGATTATATTATCTACGACGGCATGGAGGGAACGGTGGAGAATGTGGGGCTTGTCTACACAACCCTTGTGACTGTGGACAACAAGAAGATCACGATCCCCAACGGCAGCATTTCCAATGGAGCTGTGGTCAATGTGACAGCCCAGGAAAAGCGGCGGGTGGATATCGAGGTGGGGATCGGATATTCTTCTGATATGAAGAAGGCAAAAGAGATCATCCGCCATATCTACGAGAGCCATCCTCTGATCCTGAAGGAAGACGGGATCACGGTATATGTGGGAGAGTTGGCGGACAGCGCGGTTGTGATCGGAGGCAGGGGCTGGACGAAGACGTCGGATTACTGGACCGTGCGCTGGGCTGTCACCGAGAGCATCAAAGAAGAATTTGACCGGGCCGGCATCGAGATCCCGTTCAACCAGATGGAAGTTACCATACGGAACGAGCGGGGATGA
- a CDS encoding AAA family ATPase, whose product MNIKRAKQEIKDTIAAYLQRDEYGMYTIPSIRQRPVLLIGPPGVGKTQIMEQISRECRIGLVAYTITHHTRQSAIGLPFIQHRQYGGREYAVTEYTMSEIVASVYEKIEQTGLPEGILFIDEINCVSETLAPTMLQFLQGKTFGNHKIPDGWIIVAAGNPPEYNKSVREFDIVTMDRIRRIDVEPDFGVWKEYAVQADIHPAVRAYLNVRRENFCRIETTVDGKLFATPRGWEDLSQLIQVYETLEKKVDRELVAEYIQFPKIAKDFANYLELYYKYQDDYQVERVLAGEISEAAVDKLERAPFDERISVVGLLLSGLNGKFRQVSETGEMLERRMDVLRKVLETGAPQEADAAQDGMMPGAGMEKSSAASAHFMQEFARRIDSFRETWEKSRENGLLSRRELRLDRAVTAKLEADLQELRRQDIRTEEEAKQFLRGRFGADSDGYENLVDEAGKMLEHGFDFMEAAFGNSQEMVLFVTELNTGFYSVEFLQEYDCDRYYRYNKELLFSEEERELGRLLDRQA is encoded by the coding sequence ATGAATATAAAACGAGCAAAACAGGAGATCAAGGACACCATTGCGGCATATCTGCAGAGGGACGAATACGGGATGTACACGATCCCTTCCATCCGTCAGAGGCCGGTACTGCTGATCGGGCCTCCCGGCGTGGGAAAAACCCAGATCATGGAGCAGATTTCCCGGGAATGCCGGATCGGGCTGGTGGCCTATACCATCACCCATCACACCAGGCAGAGCGCCATCGGCCTGCCGTTTATCCAGCACAGACAGTATGGGGGAAGGGAATATGCGGTGACGGAATACACCATGAGCGAGATCGTGGCATCCGTTTATGAGAAGATTGAACAGACGGGCCTTCCGGAAGGGATCTTGTTTATCGACGAGATCAACTGCGTGTCGGAAACCCTGGCGCCCACCATGCTGCAGTTTTTGCAGGGGAAAACATTCGGGAACCACAAAATCCCCGATGGCTGGATCATCGTGGCGGCAGGGAACCCGCCGGAATACAACAAGTCTGTCCGGGAGTTTGATATCGTGACCATGGACCGGATCCGCCGCATCGATGTGGAACCGGATTTTGGAGTGTGGAAGGAATATGCGGTGCAGGCGGATATCCATCCGGCTGTCCGCGCCTATTTGAATGTACGGCGGGAGAACTTCTGCCGGATCGAGACCACAGTGGACGGCAAGCTGTTTGCCACGCCCCGCGGCTGGGAGGACTTATCGCAGCTGATCCAGGTGTATGAAACGCTGGAGAAGAAAGTGGACCGGGAGCTGGTGGCTGAATATATCCAGTTTCCGAAGATAGCGAAGGATTTTGCCAATTATCTGGAGCTTTATTACAAGTACCAGGATGACTATCAGGTGGAGCGGGTGCTGGCGGGAGAGATCTCCGAGGCGGCAGTGGACAAGCTGGAACGGGCGCCTTTCGATGAGCGGATCAGTGTGGTCGGCCTGCTGCTCTCCGGCTTGAACGGAAAGTTCCGCCAGGTCAGTGAGACCGGGGAGATGCTGGAGCGGCGGATGGATGTGCTGCGGAAGGTGTTGGAGACAGGCGCGCCGCAGGAGGCAGATGCGGCGCAGGATGGCATGATGCCGGGAGCAGGTATGGAAAAGAGCAGCGCCGCCTCCGCGCATTTTATGCAGGAATTCGCCCGAAGGATCGATTCCTTCCGGGAAACCTGGGAGAAGAGTCGGGAAAACGGGCTGTTGTCCAGAAGAGAGCTGCGTCTTGACCGGGCAGTGACTGCAAAGCTGGAGGCAGATCTGCAGGAGCTTCGCAGACAGGACATCCGCACGGAGGAGGAGGCAAAGCAGTTTCTCCGCGGCAGGTTTGGCGCAGACAGCGACGGATACGAGAACCTGGTGGACGAAGCAGGAAAGATGCTGGAGCATGGCTTTGATTTCATGGAAGCGGCATTTGGGAACAGCCAGGAGATGGTACTGTTCGTCACAGAGCTGAACACCGGATTTTACAGTGTGGAATTTTTGCAGGAATATGACTGCGACCGGTATTACCGGTACAATAAGGAGCTGCTGTTTTCAGAGGAGGAGCGGGAGCTTGGAAGGCTGCTTGACAGACAGGCGTGA
- a CDS encoding leucine-rich repeat protein, producing the protein MELKYTITGREARIDKIEEVGAVVSVPEELEGCPVTELGAYVLSGSDVEEVHLPPNLKKIGAYGFYECDKLRRIYCYSRVTDLGAGLFAGVRSVELLDITEFEGEKSCFQDMLSELRQTLRVRLRPAESGAGRDMHWTEDGAGRAGDLAEARLIFPEYFEESVENTPARILFIETHGCGHRYRYCFANRQFQYLSYDELFPHAKVQEPEELVTELALGRLLFSAGLSEAHRVMYLDYVREHWQTAGRLLIGADGWNRGAVTNLEPGGLPWLVESVLSPEKTLGMQLETLISMAQQAGDTEMVSWLMDYRHLMQTGAACTGTGEEGLPGQQRRRKKRFEL; encoded by the coding sequence ATGGAATTAAAGTATACCATAACCGGGCGGGAAGCCCGGATCGACAAAATAGAGGAAGTGGGAGCGGTCGTTTCCGTACCTGAGGAGCTGGAAGGCTGCCCGGTAACGGAACTGGGCGCTTATGTGCTGTCAGGCAGTGATGTGGAGGAAGTCCATCTGCCGCCGAATTTAAAAAAGATAGGCGCTTACGGCTTTTATGAATGTGATAAGCTGCGCCGCATTTACTGTTACAGCCGGGTGACGGATCTGGGAGCGGGGCTGTTTGCCGGAGTGCGGAGTGTGGAGCTTTTGGATATCACGGAATTTGAGGGGGAGAAATCCTGTTTTCAGGACATGCTCTCGGAGCTGCGCCAGACATTGCGGGTGCGGTTAAGGCCGGCGGAGAGCGGAGCAGGCCGGGATATGCATTGGACGGAGGACGGCGCGGGCCGGGCTGGGGATCTGGCGGAAGCCAGGCTGATCTTTCCGGAATACTTCGAGGAATCGGTGGAAAATACTCCTGCCAGGATCCTGTTTATCGAGACTCATGGCTGCGGGCACCGTTACCGGTACTGTTTCGCCAACCGGCAGTTCCAGTATTTAAGCTATGATGAACTGTTCCCCCATGCCAAAGTGCAGGAGCCGGAGGAGCTGGTGACGGAGCTGGCGCTGGGGCGGCTGCTGTTTTCTGCGGGGCTGTCCGAAGCGCACAGGGTGATGTATCTGGACTATGTGCGGGAGCACTGGCAGACCGCAGGGAGGCTTCTCATAGGGGCGGATGGCTGGAACCGCGGCGCGGTGACGAATCTGGAGCCGGGCGGCTTGCCATGGCTGGTGGAATCGGTGCTGTCTCCTGAAAAGACCTTGGGGATGCAGTTAGAGACTCTGATATCCATGGCGCAGCAGGCGGGCGATACGGAGATGGTCAGCTGGCTGATGGATTACCGGCACCTGATGCAGACCGGCGCAGCCTGTACCGGCACGGGAGAGGAAGGCCTCCCCGGTCAGCAGAGAAGGAGAAAGAAAAGATTTGAATTATAG